From Ptychodera flava strain L36383 chromosome 2, AS_Pfla_20210202, whole genome shotgun sequence, the proteins below share one genomic window:
- the LOC139150782 gene encoding uncharacterized protein, translating into MIRAIKKMFTVIKEFDSNIMEYRSFIDEFETKLVPTAEDDKDKLTLLRQSTEGTAHEIVKGYAGIDAIETYHGAMEELEERFGDPHKIANAYLRKVLDWPPIKPDNVASSVKFAIFLNRCTTATRCVDGLEIPEHSEI; encoded by the coding sequence ATGATCAGagcaataaagaaaatgttcacAGTGATAAAGGAGTTTGATAGTAACATCATGGAGTACAGATCATTCATAGATGAGTTTGAGACCAAACTAGTACCGACTGCCGAAGATGACAAAGATAAGCTCACTCTGCTGAGACAGTCCACAGAAGGCACAGCCCATGAAATAGTTAAAGGGTATGCAGGTATAGATGCAATTGAAACATATCATGGTGCCATGGAGGAGCTGGAAGAGCGCTTTGGTGATCCCCACAAGATAGCCAACGCCTACCTGAGGAAGGTTTTAGACTGGCCTCCAATCAAGCCAGACAATGTTGCCTCATCAGTCAAGTTCGCCATCTTCTTGAATCGATGTACGACAGCTACCCGATGTGTTGATGGGCTAGAAATACCAGAACATTCAGAAATATGA